The following are encoded in a window of Podospora pseudoanserina strain CBS 124.78 chromosome 6, whole genome shotgun sequence genomic DNA:
- a CDS encoding hypothetical protein (EggNog:ENOG503PE6U), translating to MFERLPEELLREVARGFRIQDFRNLSLVSKTFHAIWTPRFWRTLCVDTAGSTGRPSSFNIKQIEECAHALQNASSSIQNVSAVVFRRDTRWKLWDYEKEEDWPNVACLHRQPPPEDLNYWRGLQRAAPVAGWSFDQWFYRNQRCIEASIERMGEQLDSDPMDDIALAIQSVIGHIPAGQLQSFTWDLATCIPQAAFDSLFQAQPQLESITLTADACCKVSRESLHLPFRQLKRVILNSLPRSHVVPVRRMLGTNRGHLRDLQIEELVHGCSLEELLYGGEDCEDARDRKSTDERNDKLVANPTVSFPSLVTLSLRNIDLTESMDRAFNVSGLTALTLRQCSRSSEFLKGIMARNSPLQLKALEFLADYADRDEDEVTNTLNHFLLSFKGLEKLYIGLKKTIYYPDSRDNFHPLWSTVGYHGSTLKNLVIHPRGSIRRTGRTCTMGGIQRNVDWIHDVVGKLDIPQATISNWMKDPATHPLSPLSKLECLGVSSDPFAKATTQDGGSEQFLITLLRPFTSSSRRLKLLHLRQTGSNREDPFGSKVFMSSVSRRVSGDKTIPVPPSRMMAYLDPEFARFLNWVFGQEGISSLEAVAFGDFANGHMSGKYLHNMFACRSSDVRQGYRVFDCRYKVREHEWRVVADKYADFLESCPVGPRVESWGHGSRYHF from the exons ATGTTCGAACGTCTCCCTGAGGAGCTTCTTAGAGAAGTCGCTAGAGGGTTTCGTATTCAAGATTTCAGaaatctctctctcgtctCCAAGACCTTCCACGCCATATGGACACCCAGGTTCTGGAGAACACTGTGTGTCGACACTGCTGGCTCAACAGGCCGACCGTCTTctttcaacatcaaacaGATCGAAGAGTGCGCCCATGCGCTTCAGaatgcttcttcttccataCAGAATGTCTCCGCCGTTGTGTTTCGACGGGACACTCGATGGAAGCTGTGGGACtatgagaaggaggaagactGGCCCAACGTCGCCTGCCTGCACCGGCAGCCGCCCCCAGAGGATCTTAACTACTGGAGAGGCTTGCAACGAGCAGCGCCAGTCGCCGGATGGTCATTCGATCAGTGGTTCTACAGGAATCAGAGATGCATCGAGGCAAGTATAGAACGAATGGGTGAGCAGCTGGATTCCGACCCCATGGACGACATTGCCCTCGCTATACAATCTGTCATTGGACACATACCCGCTGGCCAACTCCAATCCTTCACCTGGGACTTGGCAACATGCATTCCTCAGGCTGCTTTTGATAGTCTCTTCCAAGCGCAACCGCAACTCGAGTCTATCACATTGACGGCTGATGCCTGTTGCAAGGTTTCCCGTGAAAGCTTGCACCTTCCCTTCCGCCAACTCAAACGGGTCATCTTGAACTCATTACCACGATCTCATGTTGTACCAGTGCGAAGAATGCTGGGAACAAATAGAGGGCACCTGCGTGACCTTCAAATCGAGGAGTTGGTGCATGGGTGCTCTTTAGAAGAGCTCTTATATGGCGGAGAAGACTGCGAAGATGCAAGAGATAGGAAGTCGACAGACGAACGCAACGACAAACTGGTAGCGAATCCAACAGTGTCTTTCCCGTCACTAGTGACGCTGTCGTTGCGGAATATTGACTTGACCGAGAGCATGGACCGGGCATTCAACGTCAGTGGCCTCACAGCACTTACACTACGCCAATGCTCACGGTCGAGCGAATTCTTGAAAGGAATCATGGCAAGGAACAGCCCGCTTCAGCTCAAGGCTTTAGAATTCCTGGCTGACTATGCGGACcgtgacgaggatgaagtcACGAACACACTAAACCATTTCCTCCTTTCATTCAAAGGCCTCGAAAAGCTTTACATCGGGTTGAAAAAGACCATCTACTATCCGGACAGCCGGGATAATTTTCATCCCCTATGGTCTACCGTTGGCTATCATGGCTCTACGTTAAAGAATCTGGTGATTCACCCGCGAGGATCAATCAGGAGGACAGGTCGGACTTGCACGATGGGGGGCATCCAGAGAAATGTTGATTGGATTCATGATGTCGTTGGAAAGCTCGATATTCCACAAGCGACCATTAGCAACTGGATGAAGGATCCTGCCACTCATCCCCTGTCGCCGCTCTCAAAGCTCGAATGCCTCGGCGTATCTTCGGACCCGTTTGCGAAAGCTACAACGCAGGATGGGGGATCCGAGCAATTTCTT ATAACCCTCCTCAGGCCTttcacctcatcatcccgcCGCCTCAAGCTCTTACATCTCCGGCAGACAGGCTCCAATAGAGAAGATCCATTTGGTTCGAAGGTTTTCATGTCGAGTGTCAGCCGACGGGTCAGCGGAGACAAAACCATTCCCGTCCCCCCTTCAAGAATGATGGCATACCTTGACCCCGAATTTGCTCGGTTTCTCAATTGGGTCTTCGGGCAAGAGGGAATCTCCTCCCTTGAGGCCGTCGCGTTTGGGGATTTTGCCAACGGCCACATGAGCGGTAAATACCTTCATAACATGTTTGCATGCCGCAGCAGTGATGTACGTCAGGGATATCGAGTGTTTGACTGTCGCTACAAGGTCCGTGAGCACGAATGGCGGGTCGTGGCGGATAAGTACGCTGACTTTTTGGAATCGTGCCCCGTCGGGCCGCGGGTGGAGAGTTGGGGGCATGGGTCGAGGTATCATTTCTAA
- a CDS encoding hypothetical protein (EggNog:ENOG503NWE8; COG:S): protein MKSQSLLASLSLLFPTITACTPSIPTSPPTLPNPHNDDTIPLSTREYWIHQANTLALSHPCPFAAFGTVIVNHTSANPQGTLICTGSNGNSRIGNPTLHGEIAAINNCSSLFVSSAYNMTPAESLAAFKDLTLYTNAESCPMCAAAVRWAGFREYVYGVPIKELIELGWGQLHIGSEEVIGSGVGMRDKDPEVVLGGVGREQSKVLFGWQFVSGECPRGCERGRVEERCLPGG from the coding sequence aTGAAAAGCCAATCGCTACTAGCCTCATtgtccctcctcttcccaacAATCACAGCatgcaccccctccatcccaacatcaccacccaccctcccaaaccctcacaACGATGACACcatccccctttccacccgCGAATACTGGATCCACCaagccaacaccctcgccctctcccacccctgCCCCTTCGCCGCCTTTGGTACCGTCATCGTGAACCACACCTCTGCCAACCCCCAAGGAACACTTATCTGCACCGGCTCCAACGGTAACTCCCGGATAGGAAACCCAACTTTGCACGGCGAAATCGCCGCCATTAATAATTGCTCCTCTCTTTTCGTCTCCTCTGCGTATAACATGACACCTGCCGAATCCCTAGCCGCATTCAAGGACCTGACACTCTACACCAACGCCGAAAGCTGCCCGATGTGCGCTGCCGCGGTGAGATGGGCGGGGTTTAGGGAGTACGTTTACGGGGTTCCGATCAAAGAGTTGATTGAACTGGGATGGGGGCAGTTGCACATCGGGAGTGAAGAGGTTATTGGGAGTGGCGTTGGAATGAGGGATAAGGACCCGGAGGTGGTgcttggtggggtggggagggagcagagTAAAGTGTTGTTTGGGTGGCAGTTTGTGAGCGGCGAGTGTCCGCGTGGTTGTGAAAGGGGGAGAGTGGAAGAAAGGTGTCTGCCGGGTGGGTAG
- a CDS encoding hypothetical protein (EggNog:ENOG503P51P; COG:S), with protein MPIFTNEPRNILGYLTTTFTAPEACWTPAHNTEINVGWLGQRCGPNDVQDNADCWPPRTTGAPRTNLAFYGWGFYSPGLHCPAGYVSACTASATFQGWRVQYRMEPEETFVGCCPEGYACHNENGQTCISNARATTISTYQCESGSQINLAPMTLPNKKWSQVNIYAPMIQLAWKPSDLPSSAISSDPGPTNTSAPEEPSSGGISSGAIAGIAVGAVAVVIAIVVGAFLLWRTKRRGLARGGTDSKAELPITEAGAPPPGSVVSGPGEKYYYSGQPEQQLHPGMKEPQMTTYELGQTQAPAELSSDRWDTEGRVEAPGPEIAPRELESAHGTPPAGQPAALHRGA; from the coding sequence ATGCCAATCTTTACCAACGAACCCCGAAACATCCTCGGTTATCTGACCACAACCTTCACAGCTCCGGAAGCATGCTGGACACCGGCCCATAACACCGAGATCAACGTGGGCTGGTTGGGCCAGAGGTGCGGGCCGAATGACGTCCAGGATAACGCCGACTGCTGGCCGCCGAGGACAACAGGCGCTCCGAGAACCAACTTGGCCTTCTACGGCTGGGGATTCTACTCGCCCGGCCTCCACTGCCCAGCGGGCTATGTGTCGGCATGCACCGCCAGCGCCACCTTTCAGGGCTGGCGCGTACAGTACCGGATGGAGCCAGAAGAGACCTTTGTGGGCTGCTGCCCAGAGGGCTATGCGTGCCACAACGAGAACGGCCAAACCTGCATCTCGAATGCTCGAGCCACCACCATTTCGACATACCAATGCGAGAGCGGCAGCCAGATCAATCTCGCTCCGATGACTCTCCCCAACAAGAAATGGTCCCAGGTGAATATTTATGCACCCATGATCCAGCTCGCGTGGAAGCCCTCAGACCTTCCCTCGTCAGCTATTTCCTCAGACCCAGGACCGACCAACACATCAGCGCCCGAGGAGCCTTCCAGCGGTGGCATCTCGAGCGGAGCGATAGCCGGCATTGCGGTCGGTGCTGTTGCGGTGGTAATTGCCATCGTGGTTGGCGCCTTTTTGCTTTGGAGGACGAAGCGTCGTGGATTGGCCCGCGGCGGTACCGACTCAAAAGCAGAATTACCTATCACTGAGGCAGGGGCACCTCCGCCCGGGTCCGTCGTTTCTGGGCCTGGAGAGAAATACTATTACTCCGGCCAGCCCGAACAACAGTTGCACCCCGGTATGAAGGAGCCACAAATGACGACGTACGAACTTGGACAGACGCAAGCGCCAGCCGAGTTGAGCAGTGACCGATGGGATACAGAGGGCAGGGTGGAAGCTCCCGGTCCTGAGATTGCTCCAAGGGAGCTGGAGAGTGCACACGGCACCCCGCCAGCCGGCCAGCCAGCCGCGTTGCACAGAGGCGCATGA
- a CDS encoding hypothetical protein (EggNog:ENOG503P63E; COG:S), which translates to MTRSILPTFPLIILGVIEPLMLLEAYRVGIINPGAQHYFTRQLPPDLLYTTKTTQPPEFSPQAETVTLQLVNVFLLLAGLAVVCCFSKDKWTVKGYCVVVGLADYGHIWSIYKGLGAEAFWEFGKWNDLVWGGVLASALLNLVRWGVVFDVFGRLKDGEKVKTK; encoded by the exons ATGACACGCTCAATCCTCCCAACCTTCccgctcatcatcctcggcgtGATCGAGCCACTGATGCT CCTCGAAGCTTACCGCGTCGGCATTATCAACCCTGGCGCCCAGCACTACTTCACCCGTCAACTCCCGCCCGACTTGCTCTACACCACCAAGACTACTCAGCCTCCCGAGTTCTCTCCCCAGGCCGAAACGGTCACCCTCCAGCTGGTCaacgtcttcctcctcctcgcggGCTTGGCTGTCGTGTGCTGCTTCAGTAAGGATAAATGGACCGTCAAGGGCTACTGCGTCGTGGTCGGGCTGGCAGATTATGGCCATATCTGGTCCATCTACAAGGGTTTGGGCGCGGAGGCGTTTTGGGAGTTTGGCAAATGGAACGACTTGGTTTGGGGCGGGGTGTTGGCATCCGCGTTGTTGAATTTGGtgaggtggggggttgtgtttGATGTTTTCGGGAGGTTGAAAgatggggagaaggtgaagacgAAGTGA